The following proteins are encoded in a genomic region of Deltaproteobacteria bacterium:
- a CDS encoding vitamin B12-dependent ribonucleotide reductase codes for MKPAVQVKREEVAGTVGKGGVLQGCATQGAKSLQTVGEGMRFSRKFSQPGLSPFDQIEWEKRSSVITEPDGKVVFEMHNLEIPKSWSQLATDIAASKYFRKAGVPGMERETSARQLVYRVAHTIREAGEGQGIFANAEDAETFEMELTSLLINQKGAFNSPVWFNCGLYHEYKIGGSGGNFHWDPISQTIRETTDAYSHPQCSACFIQAVDDDLMSLFDLAKNEAKLFKYGSGTGTNFSKIRGHQEKLSGGGTSSGLMSFLEVLDKGAGATKSGGTTRRAAKMVVLDIDHPEITGFINWKVREEKKAKALIDAGFPADFNGEAYHTVSGQNSNNSVRVTDEFMNAVLRGDKWQTTFRTTGEVCDTHDARWLMRQISEAAWHCADPGLQFDTTINDWHTSSNTDRIHASNPCSEYMFLDNSACNLASLNLMKFLDDQGRFQIDDFRDACRIFITAQEILVDFSSYPTKTIAQNSHDYRPLGLGYANLGTLLMFWGIPYDSPKGRAIAGALTAIMCGHAYRTSAETAKTTGPFPGFDKNREPTLRVMKKHRDAAYQIDARLCPSDLLKAAREDWDEAVRMGENHGYRNAQTTVLAPTGTIGLLMDCDTTGVEPEFSLVKWKKLAGGGHFKIINQSVIKALGQLGYVAKECQTIQDHILEKGTIEGAPGLKEEHLPIFDCANKSGDGVRFIEPMGHVRMMAAAQPFISGAISKTVNLPNHVTIDDIERIYMESWRLGLKAIALYRDGSKHSQPLNTGTNKAQSKGGEIKEEKMELVRGERRGLPQIRKGFTLESSIRGHKLFLRTGEYGDGALGEIFIDMYKEGAAYRSIINCLAIAVSIGLQYGVPLEKFVNSFTFTRFDPQGMTDHPNIKMCTSLVDFVFRVLGMHYLGRTDFVHLKPKTVDEIPVTNGNGHLPTTPAPAGKLTGPGDEVTQESGPSEMDTALAELMGDAPICDICGHVTVRNGSCYKCLSCGNSVGCS; via the coding sequence ATGAAGCCAGCCGTTCAAGTAAAAAGAGAAGAAGTCGCTGGAACTGTCGGGAAAGGGGGGGTCCTCCAAGGGTGTGCCACCCAAGGGGCGAAATCCCTCCAAACCGTTGGGGAGGGGATGCGTTTTTCCCGGAAATTCAGCCAGCCTGGCTTGTCTCCCTTCGACCAGATCGAGTGGGAAAAGCGGTCTTCCGTTATTACTGAACCGGATGGAAAGGTTGTCTTCGAAATGCACAACCTGGAGATCCCCAAATCATGGTCGCAACTAGCCACTGATATTGCCGCCTCAAAATACTTTCGAAAAGCTGGGGTACCGGGGATGGAACGGGAAACTTCTGCACGACAGTTGGTCTATCGTGTAGCCCATACGATTCGTGAAGCGGGAGAGGGCCAGGGGATCTTTGCGAATGCCGAGGATGCTGAAACTTTTGAGATGGAACTGACCTCCCTGCTCATTAATCAGAAAGGGGCATTCAACTCCCCGGTCTGGTTTAACTGCGGTCTTTATCATGAGTATAAAATTGGTGGAAGCGGTGGCAACTTTCACTGGGATCCGATTTCTCAGACGATCCGTGAAACGACCGACGCCTATTCGCACCCCCAGTGTTCCGCCTGTTTCATCCAGGCGGTGGATGACGACCTGATGAGCCTCTTCGACCTCGCCAAAAATGAGGCAAAGCTTTTTAAGTACGGTTCCGGAACCGGGACTAATTTTTCAAAAATACGAGGCCATCAGGAAAAACTCTCCGGCGGCGGGACTTCCTCCGGCCTGATGAGTTTTCTCGAAGTCCTTGACAAGGGGGCCGGGGCCACCAAATCAGGTGGCACGACCAGGCGGGCCGCCAAGATGGTGGTCCTGGACATTGATCATCCCGAGATCACCGGCTTCATCAACTGGAAGGTCCGGGAGGAAAAGAAGGCAAAGGCCTTGATCGATGCCGGGTTCCCCGCCGATTTTAACGGCGAGGCGTATCATACCGTCTCCGGACAAAATTCCAACAACTCGGTCCGGGTCACTGATGAATTCATGAATGCCGTTCTTCGCGGTGACAAGTGGCAAACCACCTTCCGAACCACCGGCGAGGTCTGCGACACCCATGATGCCCGCTGGCTCATGCGTCAAATTTCGGAAGCGGCCTGGCACTGCGCCGATCCCGGTCTGCAGTTCGACACCACCATCAACGACTGGCATACCTCCTCCAATACTGATCGGATCCATGCCAGTAATCCGTGTAGCGAGTACATGTTCCTCGACAACAGCGCTTGCAACCTGGCCTCGCTCAACCTGATGAAGTTCCTGGATGACCAGGGACGTTTTCAGATCGACGACTTTCGTGACGCCTGCCGGATCTTTATCACGGCCCAGGAGATCCTTGTTGATTTCTCCTCTTACCCTACAAAAACCATCGCCCAGAATAGTCATGACTATCGCCCCTTGGGTCTCGGTTACGCCAACCTTGGGACACTTCTGATGTTCTGGGGGATTCCCTACGACAGTCCGAAGGGGCGGGCGATCGCCGGTGCGCTAACAGCGATTATGTGCGGTCATGCCTACCGGACCAGTGCCGAAACAGCCAAAACAACAGGTCCCTTCCCCGGTTTTGATAAAAACCGGGAGCCGACACTCCGGGTTATGAAGAAACACCGGGATGCGGCCTACCAGATTGATGCCCGTCTCTGCCCGTCTGATCTCCTCAAGGCGGCCAGGGAAGATTGGGACGAAGCGGTCCGGATGGGGGAAAATCACGGATATCGGAACGCCCAGACGACCGTCCTTGCCCCAACGGGAACAATCGGTCTCTTGATGGACTGCGATACCACTGGTGTCGAGCCGGAATTCTCTCTGGTCAAGTGGAAGAAGCTGGCCGGTGGTGGTCACTTCAAGATCATCAACCAGTCCGTTATCAAGGCCTTGGGTCAGCTCGGCTACGTAGCCAAAGAATGCCAGACGATTCAGGACCATATCCTGGAAAAAGGGACGATCGAAGGGGCCCCCGGACTCAAGGAGGAACACCTTCCGATCTTTGATTGCGCCAACAAAAGCGGTGACGGGGTCCGGTTTATCGAGCCGATGGGGCATGTCCGGATGATGGCGGCGGCCCAGCCATTTATCAGCGGCGCTATCTCAAAGACGGTGAACCTGCCGAATCATGTCACCATCGATGATATTGAAAGGATCTACATGGAGTCCTGGCGGCTGGGGCTCAAGGCGATCGCCCTCTACCGCGATGGCTCCAAACATTCGCAACCGCTCAATACCGGCACCAACAAGGCCCAGTCCAAGGGAGGAGAGATCAAAGAAGAGAAGATGGAACTGGTCCGTGGGGAAAGACGGGGTCTGCCACAAATCCGGAAGGGGTTCACCCTCGAATCGTCGATCCGCGGCCACAAACTCTTCCTTCGCACCGGTGAATATGGAGACGGCGCCTTGGGTGAAATTTTTATCGATATGTACAAGGAGGGGGCGGCTTACCGAAGCATCATCAACTGTCTCGCCATTGCTGTCTCGATTGGTCTCCAGTACGGCGTCCCTCTTGAAAAATTCGTCAACTCCTTCACCTTCACCCGGTTTGACCCACAAGGGATGACCGATCACCCGAATATCAAGATGTGCACCTCGCTCGTTGACTTTGTCTTCAGGGTTCTGGGGATGCACTATCTGGGGCGGACCGATTTTGTCCATCTCAAACCGAAGACGGTTGATGAAATCCCGGTGACAAATGGGAACGGACATTTACCAACGACGCCCGCACCTGCGGGAAAATTAACCGGTCCTGGAGATGAAGTGACTCAAGAGAGTGGTCCCTCAGAGATGGACACCGCGCTGGCCGAACTGATGGGGGATGCCCCGATTTGCGACATCTGCGGTCATGTCACCGTCAGAAACGGTTCCTGTTACAAATGCCTCTCTTGTGGAAATAGTGTGGGGTGTTCGTAA
- a CDS encoding dTMP kinase, whose amino-acid sequence MKGVIYPGVFITLEGGEGSGKSVLCQRLARLFKRRALVTREPGGTAVADKIRKILLVPSSEKIAPLTELLLYSAARAQHLQQKIIPALKKGKIVFCDRFTDATVAYQAYGRGLGLSLIQQCNQIATLGLKPDLTFLLDCPPEVGLKRARRRFQRQRGKKEDRLEREKISFHRRVRQGYLKLARAEKKRFQIVDAQQEETVVFKKIVEGLKAYEIL is encoded by the coding sequence ATGAAAGGGGTGATTTACCCAGGGGTTTTTATCACCTTAGAGGGGGGAGAGGGATCGGGTAAGTCGGTCCTCTGCCAACGCCTCGCAAGACTATTCAAAAGGAGGGCCCTGGTTACCCGAGAACCGGGGGGAACCGCTGTCGCCGACAAGATCCGAAAGATCCTCCTGGTTCCCTCTTCCGAAAAGATCGCCCCGCTGACGGAACTCCTCCTTTACAGCGCCGCACGAGCCCAACATCTCCAACAAAAAATTATCCCTGCCCTGAAAAAAGGCAAAATTGTCTTTTGTGACCGTTTTACCGACGCAACCGTCGCCTATCAGGCGTATGGTCGGGGACTTGGCCTTTCTTTGATTCAGCAATGCAATCAGATAGCTACCCTCGGACTAAAACCGGACCTGACTTTTCTTCTGGACTGCCCGCCTGAAGTCGGACTCAAGAGGGCCCGTCGGAGATTCCAGAGACAGCGAGGGAAAAAAGAGGACCGGCTCGAGAGGGAAAAAATCTCTTTTCACCGAAGGGTGCGCCAGGGTTACCTGAAACTGGCGCGTGCCGAAAAAAAACGATTTCAGATCGTGGATGCACAGCAGGAAGAAACTGTTGTTTTTAAAAAAATCGTCGAGGGACTCAAGGCCTATGAAATTCTCTGA
- the holB gene encoding DNA polymerase III subunit delta' — protein sequence MKFSDLIGQEKALNRLTLLVTQNKVPSTLLFHGPEGVGKKTAALLLAQTILCEQHPREARGASQACGVCPSCLRTDRGNHPNLRLLLPEGTSHKIETVREILRQISLKPYGEGCLIIIIDQAEKLTEAAANALLKTLEEPPPAVLFILVTAAPGLLPATILSRCQKVPFQPLSEDWVQKKLTDDGLPQEEASLIAKASHGSLGTAQNLAVTLHDQELSLGQFFSRFPHFTAREVTQWTEKIAKDPETTNTFLLLLRHCLREKLLEGKSRFSVWNAVDEAERAIQGHSPRNLTLEVLLHRITR from the coding sequence ATGAAATTCTCTGACCTCATCGGCCAGGAAAAGGCATTGAACCGGCTGACTCTCTTGGTGACGCAGAACAAGGTTCCTTCGACCCTTCTCTTCCACGGGCCGGAGGGTGTCGGGAAAAAAACGGCGGCCCTCCTTTTGGCCCAAACAATCCTTTGCGAACAACACCCAAGGGAGGCCCGGGGGGCCTCCCAGGCCTGTGGTGTTTGTCCCTCCTGCCTTCGGACTGACAGGGGAAACCACCCGAACCTCCGCCTCCTCCTCCCCGAGGGGACAAGCCACAAGATCGAAACCGTCCGGGAGATTCTCCGTCAGATTTCTCTCAAACCGTATGGGGAAGGCTGTCTGATCATCATCATCGACCAGGCAGAAAAGCTGACGGAGGCAGCCGCCAACGCCCTCCTCAAAACCCTCGAGGAGCCTCCACCGGCCGTCCTCTTCATCCTCGTCACGGCGGCCCCCGGTTTGTTGCCGGCAACTATCCTCTCCCGTTGCCAAAAAGTCCCCTTTCAACCGCTCTCTGAAGACTGGGTTCAGAAAAAATTAACCGATGACGGGCTCCCGCAAGAAGAGGCCTCGCTGATAGCCAAGGCAAGTCATGGAAGCCTCGGCACCGCCCAGAATCTTGCCGTGACTCTCCATGACCAGGAGCTTTCTCTCGGCCAGTTTTTCTCCCGATTCCCCCATTTCACGGCTCGTGAAGTGACACAATGGACCGAAAAAATCGCCAAGGACCCAGAAACAACCAACACCTTTCTCCTCCTCCTCCGTCATTGTCTCCGGGAAAAGCTGCTTGAGGGAAAATCCCGTTTTTCGGTCTGGAACGCCGTTGATGAGGCGGAACGGGCGATCCAGGGACACTCTCCACGAAACCTCACCCTCGAGGTTCTTCTCCACAGGATCACCAGATGA
- the tnpA gene encoding IS200/IS605 family transposase → MTRSYHRLFYHLVWSTKNREPFIQPEVEKRLYPFLRKKTVELNGVFLEMNGIEDHLHLLVQLPPTQNLARFMKDLKGSSSHYLTNTSGLGVDFKWQVGYGVFTVSEDVIPRIRQYIRNQKEHHREGSTLGEWERDNEIAKVIHTADQINSAG, encoded by the coding sequence TTGACTCGATCCTACCATCGCCTTTTCTATCATCTCGTTTGGTCCACCAAAAACAGAGAACCATTCATTCAACCTGAGGTTGAAAAACGACTCTATCCGTTTCTCAGGAAAAAAACGGTTGAGCTCAATGGTGTCTTTCTAGAAATGAATGGGATCGAAGATCACCTTCATCTCCTTGTCCAGCTTCCCCCGACTCAAAACCTTGCTCGCTTTATGAAGGATCTAAAAGGGAGCAGTTCCCACTATCTGACAAACACATCTGGCTTGGGAGTAGATTTTAAATGGCAAGTCGGTTATGGAGTTTTTACTGTTTCAGAAGATGTTATTCCAAGGATTCGGCAATATATTAGGAACCAAAAGGAACACCACAGGGAAGGATCCACCCTTGGGGAATGGGAGAGAGACAACGAGATTGCGAAAGTAATCCACACCGCCGACCAAATAAATTCTGCTGGCTAA
- a CDS encoding YcbK family protein: MKTVFASLLLLLTPLAIAQESARQPSFGGIRALALKDPFLLFELEQGRENSARHFEGDGHLHLVNPKNHEELDIRYRDENGRYDLAKIAEIRHLLRCRLTGTEAEIPLALIELVDRIQDHFRASEVHVLSGYRSPTLNESLWRRGRRVARHSLHMQGMAMDIQLPGVPARRLRDYAKSLQSGGVGYYPQRHFVHVDVGPVRYW; this comes from the coding sequence ATGAAGACCGTTTTTGCATCCCTCCTTCTTTTGTTGACCCCTCTGGCGATAGCCCAGGAGTCAGCGCGACAGCCGAGCTTTGGGGGGATCAGGGCCTTGGCCCTGAAAGACCCATTTTTGCTGTTTGAACTGGAACAGGGGAGAGAAAATAGCGCCCGGCATTTTGAGGGGGATGGGCACCTTCACCTCGTCAACCCGAAAAATCATGAAGAGCTGGATATCCGCTACCGGGATGAGAATGGCCGCTATGATCTGGCGAAGATTGCGGAGATCCGTCACCTCCTCCGGTGCCGCCTGACCGGGACGGAGGCCGAAATCCCGCTGGCGCTGATCGAACTGGTCGACCGGATCCAGGATCATTTTCGTGCGAGTGAGGTCCACGTCCTTTCGGGCTACCGGAGTCCGACCTTAAATGAGAGTCTCTGGAGGCGTGGCCGCCGGGTGGCCCGCCATAGTCTTCATATGCAGGGGATGGCGATGGATATCCAACTCCCCGGTGTCCCAGCCCGCCGACTCCGAGACTACGCCAAGAGCCTTCAAAGCGGCGGCGTTGG
- a CDS encoding antibiotic biosynthesis monooxygenase, translating into MIVITAAWKAKEGKEKELAGHLKKMVSAVKKNEPKCLQYTLHQGLEDKTLLYFYERYTDKVAVEYHKNTPHFRELIASTEKLIARPVEVGFYEILE; encoded by the coding sequence ATGATCGTCATTACTGCCGCTTGGAAGGCCAAAGAAGGAAAAGAAAAAGAACTCGCCGGTCATCTAAAAAAGATGGTGTCGGCTGTCAAAAAGAATGAGCCGAAGTGTCTTCAATACACGCTGCACCAAGGTCTCGAGGATAAAACTCTCCTCTATTTCTATGAGCGGTATACCGATAAGGTAGCCGTTGAATACCACAAAAACACGCCACATTTCAGAGAATTGATAGCTTCTACAGAAAAGTTGATTGCTAGACCTGTTGAAGTCGGCTTCTACGAAATCCTCGAGTAA